ATCGAAGATCTCACTGCTGCCAtcagacaaaaacaaacaagaaGATACACTTGGATATGTGCAAGCCAAGCCAAGGCACATCACACACATGCGTGGTGACTATTCCGATCAGCGATCAAAGGAGTGCCAAGGTACGTACGTAGGGGGAGCAAAAGCGAACAAAAGGAGAGCCCCCATGATTAATTTATCGCCCCTAAGCTCGAGAAGGCGACAGCCCCGGTCTCCTATCATGTGCCGAGCTCGCCCCATAATCTATCTAAAACTGCTGCGGCTAATCTCCTAGGTTCTGTAGATCAGATGCATTCCCACAAGGCCAGATGACAGCAAAACTTTAGTAATTTGCTCTTGCCTGGCTAGTAGGACAAATCTGAAGCGGCGAGGAAGGACAGCGTTGGCTGCTGCTGCATTGGCTTTGTGGTGGAGGGGAAATTACCGGTTAGGTCGTCATGCGCTTTTGGGGCCTGGGCATGTGGGAGCGGGAAATGAGGATAGAAAGGGAAAAGCCGGAAAGGCCAAACCTCACATCAACTCGTGTCAACAAAAGCTTCTTAGAGATGCTTACGCTTTCAAATTGCTTTGACCGGGCAGGATTAGAACTATCTGGATGCACAAAAACCCCATGCAAATCGTGCATCATCCTGTGACTGTCACTCTGTGAGTCAAGCCTTCACTGATTGCATTGTCATGACAGGGGTCCTTTTCTCCACAAAATGCCATtgattttcttttccttttttgagGATGATACCTTTGGTTCCTTGCCCAGTACCAGGGTTCAGTATATCAGCTTATTCAGCACAAATCTCTTTTTAGCAGAGTATTCAGAGGGTTTTTTTTACAGTGAGTGAGCAGAGCATTTCTCGGAACTACAAGCGCTGCATCGAGCAAAGCCCATTGATGGTCTCGAAGCGGCGGCTTGGCTAGATGGGAAGCTGTGTAGCAGCAGGAAAGAGCAAAAGCAGAGTGCATGTTGGTCACGAATCAATCCCTGTTCCTTCGGGCGCGCGCGCACGGCGTCGGTGGCCGGCCGGCCGTTGCGCCGTGCGAAAGGGAAAAGGAAAACGGGCGCAAGGTGGCGTTTTTTACCACGCGCGTGCAAGGTTATTcgcaaatactccctccgtttcaaaatagatgactcaactttatacATATTGTAATCACCTTTGGATCAGCCAAATCCCGATCGATCGATCGCCTCCGCCCAAGAATGTGAGAGAGACGCTACGCTCGGGAGCGCACACAAAGCAACAAGCGAGCCACGGAGCCCGAGAAGGCAGAGCTGCAAAGCAAAAGGAACTATagacacagagagagagagagagcgaggtgAGAGAGCGGGGGAGCGAGCTCGCCGGGGCCCGTGATCCGCCTTTAACTTTCGCTTTCCTCTCCCCACGCCCCTTCTAAAAACCGGCCATGCCCGCCGGCATCCACAACCCGCTCACTCCTCCCAGAACCAGAGTGGCACGAGCAAACGTTGGATCGCTGTGAGGTGACGTCGACGCGCGGTCTGGTGGGGGGAGGGGAGGCGAGGCGAGGGCACGGCAATGTCGCTGCACATGgacccgccggcgccgccgcgacGCTCCAACGTCACCAGCTGCGACCTGCACCCGGACGAGGCCTTCACCGGCTTCTGCACCGCCTGCCTGCGCGAGCGCCTCGCGGGCCTCGAGGCGTCCGCGGCCGCGGCCTCCGCGCCCGGCCGCCGGTCCACGTCCGCCATCCGGTCCCTCTTCGCCCGGCCGTTCGCGGCGGGCGCCTCGTCGTCCGCGGCTGGGGCGGTGGCCGAGCCGCCGGACCTGCGGCGGTGCAAGTCCTTCTCGTGCGGCCGCGGCGGGGACGCGCTCTCCGCTGCCGCTGCCGCGGCGGCCGCGGTTGCCAGGGGCGACGAGCCGCAGCGGCACTCGTGCGATGTGCGGGGGCGTGCCACGCTCTCGGCGCTCTTCCACCAGGACGACCGTGACCGCGTCCGCGACGGCACGGCGTTCGGGTCCTTCCCGGTCTCCTcctccgccgctgccgccgtGGCGCTCACCGCCGGCGTCGCGCTTCCGCCCCAGCAGCCGCCGCTGTTACCACGGCGCGTGCTGGAGGATTTCTCGGAGGAGGACATCCCCGTGGTCATGGAGCGCGAGGACGAGATAATGCCGGTGTTCGAGCCCGTCCTTCCGGTGGACACCTCCGGCGAGATTGTTGAAGCCGAGCCCAATGCCGCCCGGGATGTCAAGGCCATGAAGGATCACATTCACACAGATCTCGAGTCGTCGGAGCCCGTGAAGCCGCCGCCAAAAGACCTGAAAGAGATCGCCGGGAGCTTCTTTGGCGCCTCGGTGTTCAGCAAGAAGTGGCAGAAATGGAGGCGCAAGCAGAAGCTCAAGAAGGAGGCCGCCGTGAGCAAGGCCGCTGCAGCGGCAATGCCACCGCCGGAGAAGCCATCCAAGCCATCGTTCCTTCGGCGGCGCCGCCTCCGAGGGGAAGCCGGCTCGGAGAACGCATTGGGGCGGCGCTCGTGCGACACCGACCCGCGTTTCTCCCTCGACGCCGGCCGCATGTCCATCGACGACGCCGGCTTCACCTGGGACGAGCCACGCGCGTCGTGGGACGGGTACTTGTTCGGTGCGGGGTCCGGCATTGGCCTCGGCCGCGCGCCTCCGCCGCTCTCCCGCCTCCCGCCCATCCTGTCCGTCATGGAGGACACCCCGGCCGCCGTCGTCGAGCGGTCAGACGGCCAAATCCCCGTGGAGGACGATGGCGACCTTGAACCTCCAGGGGGATCCTTCCAGACGAGAGACTACTACTTCGATTCTTCCAGCCGGAGGCGCCGGAGCCTGGAGCGCACCAGCTCGGTCCGCCGGCCGTCCTTCGAGGTCACCGAGCCGAAGCCAGCACCCGCCGCAGCGAACGGCAACGAGTCCCCCATCGCCATTGGCGGCTCAGAGTTCTACCACTTCCACCACGCCGAGGACCTGCTGGACCGGGGCTTCAGCTCCAACTCCCTGGTGGAGGACATCTCGGCGAGCCTGGAGGCGGCAATGTCCGGGCCGGCGAAGAAGCCACCCCGCTGGCGCAAGGCGTGGAGCCTGTGGGGGTTCATCCACCGGCGAGCCGCCGGGCGCAGGGGCGGCGGGCCGTCCGACATCGCGGACCGGTCGTTCTCGGAGCCGTGGCCGGACCTGCGCGGCGGGCGCGGGGCCGGCGGGCAGAACAACATGCAGCGGTGCAACAGCAACCTGAGCGCGCGCAGCTCGTTCAGCAGCAACAGCGGTGGGCTCGGCAGCTCGAGGCGCAGCTACGTGGACGTGAACGGGAACGTGAGGCGGAGAGGGGGCGAGGAGCCGCACGTGCTGGAGCGGAACCGCAGCGCGCGGCACTCGCCGCCAGGGCGCGTCGACAACGGCATGCTGCGGTTCTACCTGACGCCGAtgcggagcggcggcggcggcgtgggcgcGCGGCGAGGCGTGCCGGGGGGCAAGGCCGGGCGGCAGCTGACCTCGCAGTCGTTCGCCCGGAGCGTGCTCCGCCTGTACTGAACCGAACCCAGCGCCGCAGCTGGAGGGGGGCCGGTGATAGTAGCCATAGCCATAAATCTTGGTGTAGTATTGTACTAAGCTCGATCTTGCTGTTTCTTTCTCTTCAtttgggggtggggtggggggtggTGGATAACACGCAGGCAGTTCATATTTAATTTCCTCTTGCATTTTAGTGTCCTCGTAGTATGATCCAGCGGTTCTTGTCGTTAAATCATAGTACCATCAGTTGATGTTCTGGACGTGTCATGCCTAGGAAGCACGAGCTTGTTGCGATCTTGTGTCAATCTGCGCGTGCTAATTCTTGGAGGCAACCCTGGTTCTGGTTGTGGCTCCCCGGTTTAAAGAAAGCCCGGCGCACGCTAGACCGGCATCATCGCTTTGTGTCAAGTTGTCAAACGCGAGGGGCCCCTGCCCGTGCAGGTACCAAGTCTTTTTGGCCTTTTCAATCGTGCGGAAATTCCTCTTCCTTCCTTCCGAGTCCCGACCTTTGAGTCCCGAGAGGCGAGCGTGACATGGACGTGGACGTGGACGGGCACGTACGTACTACTGGTTTCCAACGTTGGCGGTACAGGGATCGGGCCCGTCCACTGCACGTGATTGGTCTTTAAAGGGTGGGGTCGGGCCGTGCTTTCCTTGCCGCCGCCTCGGAAACCGTTAAAGGCGTCCCATATTCCTATCCTCCGCTGGCTGGCCGCGTCCGCGCTTGTTCTCGTCGGATCAGACATCAGTGTGGGTCGTGAGCGTGCCCACCCACCGGCAGAGCAAGGAGAGTTGGGCCCTCGGCCGGGTCGAGCCGTCGCTCGCCGCTCTGCTGCTTTTGTTCACTGCTACTAGCTGCCCGATTGCGCCGGCGGACTTCTCGCCGCGCCGGCCCGCTGCCGGTTCAGACACAGAGCTCCTGCCGTTTCTACCCTCCTCGCCGCACCCATGTTCCCATGCACGTACTACCTCACAAACGACCCTACTATCTCCACGCACATAGATTTGTAACAGAAGTATGTCAGAAATTTTAAACTAAACAGACGAGATTTATGCAAACCGGACAGATTTTTGTATAAACTGAAAGAGATACACGCAAACACGGCAGAATTCATATAAACATGAGGAGTTCATTACATTTCAGACATATACTTTAACTAAAAGCATAGCTCGTGACTCTGGAGGTATAATTTCTGACATACTTCTGTTACAAATCTAATCTAAATGATCACCCGCGTCCGTTCCCCGTGTCTGACCATGAGCCCCGAGAAGTGAAGCTTCGGCACTTGCCTTCGCCTTCTCCTGTTTCGCCTCGGCGCTCTCCAGCTCTACCTCCGCACCGCAGTTTGAGCGACTAATCGGCCGTGAATTATCAGCCCACCAAGTTTGGCTTCAGGTGGAGGGGAAGAGCGGCGGACTTACTGGGACCCGAGCGGCGACAACCTACCATGCACTACTCTTTCTCACTGTCGGCAGCAGGACTCGACCAGTGCCGCCTTCTCCGCCACGTCCGAGTCCGGTGTGATCGCCTTGCCGACATCGAGCACCTCCGCCTGGTGGTGCTCTTGAAGGAGCTGGAGGTTGTAGGCCGCGTCGACCTGCTTCTCCCGCACCATGTACATGTAATGGGCAcaggcctcgccgatggtcatggtgcaatgcacccaTGAAGGTGGCGCCGGCTCGTCCTCGGTCATGTCCTCCATTGGGACGGCGTCGGCGTGCGGCTACCTGCCGGCCTGCCACCCAGCAACAATGGCGGCCATCTCCTTCTTCTACTCCGGCGACAGTCCGTCctagagagctttggagcgcgagGAGGCCATGGTGGGAGTGGTGCGAAGAGGAGAAATGGACAAGAGGAGGATGAATGCGGCTATGGTTGGTGTTGTAGTTTATATAGCGGGCGAATGACAATGGTGGGCAGCAAATGAACTGACGGTTGGCACCGGAGTAGGTTCCTCGGCAACCATGTGTCATTAGTATGGGCGGCAGACAGGCGGACGGATGCCCGTGGTGTTATTTTAACGCGAAACAGTCACGTGAaccgggaagcggcgcgggcggtgTCGGTGCTAAATCCAGCATATCTCGAGGTAGGGATCCTAAGCTAGGCTTCTTGGTGCGGTGGTAACATGGACACatgattttacccaggttcgggctctctcgaagagataataccctacgtcATGCTTCTCATTGTATTGATATGGGGGATTGTACatagtacatgtatctaccacgagattgctGTGTATGATTCTAATGATCTAGAATAttatctatcgactagcctggcctcggcttgtataatgtaccggaggcctaggataacaagagtcctaatCGAATATGTTgctggagaggagtccttgtcttgatcaccaagtcttgtggaatcttccccGTATATGTCATTGGGGCAGCCCAAAGTGGCCCATTAGTGAACCACCATGGGGTCCTCGTCCCGGACCTCTAGCCGGGGGACGACGTGGTGAGtgcccctagtccaggacaccgccAGTAGCCCCCTAAActggtcttcaagttggggatgcTCCTCAGTTCGTCTGAATTGTTTTTCGTCTTCGGCCGTCGGTCTTGAAagctggttcaacaaatcttcccatctccgatcttgaggatcgccgaggTGTATCCCAAGAGTTCACACGCCGGgcatccgaggagcccctttacgTTCTCAgcttttatcaatgccttgttatgtttacgccacacctcgggttCGAAGCTTTTCCCGTGCGggggtgtcctcttgcatccgagctccaacaccgGACTGCATCCGAGGTGTCTTTTTGTAGCCAAGCTCAACTGCCGGTCGGCATCCGAGGTGTTACCTCGGTCTTGAAAAAGTTGAAAGGGttcagccgagcttaatgccggaaaagTCTTCTACGAAGCCGGCCATTTGCATCCAAGTTTTATGCTAGagtgcttccgaggtggtgctcCACCTCGGCCTTGGGCTCATATtattatgattttttttattaGTGCAATTTATTCTCCGCCAAGATGTAtaaccagtagccctcaaggtgtgtgttgGCTCAAAGCTACGGTATGCACCTAAAGGATGGCATAAACCGCTGATCCCAGTTGCCCCTGAGACTAAGGTCGATTCATGAAATTGGCTTGAGGATCAAGTCCCTGCTCGGCAACATACTTTAGGAACAAAAATGCGGTGCGCAATAGCTTCCAagactcaggttgggtgcggccgaccaacctgaggatAGTAATCTCCTCGGAAACTGTTTTGCAGTTGTAGTTTCAGCATTGAATCGCAAATGCAAGATCCCCTGAACCACtagtcgggtggcaacaccagatcaggggatcgatgtgcccatTTAATGGCTTTTAATTGAGAAGCGCGAAGCCCAGTAGCCAACGAGCCTTAATTTGGGCACgtgtggccgaattaaggatctaTATATGTTTGACACAAATTTTTACTATGTTTGAGACCGACTTCTTGGCAAGTGaataaagatctcttaaaggATTTGGCGCTAGTGAAAGCCGAGCTTGCCAAGGTCGACCTCAAGGGGTTTGATGGAAAGGAAATCAAAGCCAACAGGAATTATAAGAGCGTTATGTCAGCTGCTCGGTTGTCTCGGCGAGACTGTGCCCTTGACTCTTTAATAGATGGGCTGGAGTAAATTGACTTTAATCACAATTGATGTATAAtaattctatgtatccaagtactttacatcattaacaCTTGGATCTGcgttgtacaaaactttgttgaccgaccatcgatTTCAATCTCCTCTGCTAGTAGGCCaagagtgtttgtcctactttataaaggcTGTATGAGGGCGAATATTGACGGCAAACAAGGCAACACGgccatatggttttataaacaaaggtatgcggagagtatgttatattactatttaacgtaagaaacatcttttGGGAAAAAAGTTCCTTTACCCAGGCCATCATGTTGACCATGATCTTGAAACCTCACCTTTAATCAATGTGAGAAGAAAATACTAAGGATTTAGTTTGGTGAAGTTCCCAAACTCTGTGGTCTAgtgaaccaaaattttcacttgcGTCGTTACCGACCAATTATATTCTTAAGACAGCTAGCTTTTCGCTTCACCCGTCCGAGGTACAAacccggatgacccggcagtaacaatcacagaggtgctccctttaccccCTAGTCAAACAATAGGAACTAAGGGGTaagcacaagagccaggcaacccagcttggccaaaatcttaagtcaaattgatgcacaTTTATgactttataacgatgattatcGAAGACAACACTCATATATTGAATACAAATGCTGATGATATGTTGTGATAGTCAGCTTTTAAGCTGTACCTTGCCACTTGATGctatatgtttattttgactccattgcgaccgtttatcatttGAAAGTGGTCCATCATCGGCTTCCACCCTTTGTAGAAGCTACGCAAGGTGTTTCCGCAGTAACAACACAACCCTTAGCCTACATTTCGGTACCtggaggcggttgtgttagcgaaaacgaggcaatcagatattcAGGATTTATAACTTTCatttagtcataggagcttaaagttgggaggccagttactagccTTTGGTTAGTGCTCGGCATTAGCTGAGGTCAAGAGATGCATTAACACTTCGTCCAATTTTATGAAAGGCCCATGGTTTAACACGAGGTAACCTCTATCGATCTATAGTTTGACGAAGGCATCGGATcactgaccagtttacgcttattgtgatagttagttttcggctttctccattGAGACACTTGACCAGTTAGACCAGAAgtacaatcgcagtagttcttcCTTTACCCTTAGCCGAAAATCGGGAACGTAAggagtaagcacaggagccgggcaacccaactattgaccaaagacacaattGGAAACCAATGCATATAAAGCAATACCCGAGAACTTTTTGCCGAGGACTCCATGGGGTACCTTGGCTTTTGGTGGGTTCAGGTCTAGTCGCAGCCTCAAATTAATATTGCCGATGCTTTAAAGGCGCCTGGTGTTGCATTGCGAGAGTTACACTCAGAAAACAAAAACACTTACATCAAATTTTTACGTCTAAATTAAATCAAGTTTTTTTGTGCCAATCTGAAATTGGTCTTAAAATTTGTGCTTCcatcgtgctttaacatgacacatccgatctctaaacttcaagtgggtcagccttcggcttcaacctcccTTCCCGAAGGCGGAGTGTCGGTGTACTAAGACATGGGTGCCTTAgtaccctgatacgtctccaacgtatctatgatttttgattgttccaagctattatattatttgttttggatgttttttatgcattaatatgctattttatattattttttggactaacctactaaccttGAGCCCAGTGACAgcttctgttttttccttgtttttgagcttcgcagaaaaggaataccaaacagaataaaacttcacgatgatttttcttggaccagaagacacccaggagacttggacttCAAGTCAGAAGATCCACGAGGCGAcaacaagggtggagggcgcgccccctaccttgtggggcCCTCGTGACTCCCCTAACCTAGTTctgcctcctatatattcacatatatcccaaaccaccagaagcatccacgaaaacacttttccaccgtcgcaaccttctgttcccgtgagatcccatcttgaggccttttccggcatcctgccggaggggga
The Aegilops tauschii subsp. strangulata cultivar AL8/78 chromosome 3, Aet v6.0, whole genome shotgun sequence genome window above contains:
- the LOC109785839 gene encoding protein OCTOPUS-like produces the protein MSLHMDPPAPPRRSNVTSCDLHPDEAFTGFCTACLRERLAGLEASAAAASAPGRRSTSAIRSLFARPFAAGASSSAAGAVAEPPDLRRCKSFSCGRGGDALSAAAAAAAAVARGDEPQRHSCDVRGRATLSALFHQDDRDRVRDGTAFGSFPVSSSAAAAVALTAGVALPPQQPPLLPRRVLEDFSEEDIPVVMEREDEIMPVFEPVLPVDTSGEIVEAEPNAARDVKAMKDHIHTDLESSEPVKPPPKDLKEIAGSFFGASVFSKKWQKWRRKQKLKKEAAVSKAAAAAMPPPEKPSKPSFLRRRRLRGEAGSENALGRRSCDTDPRFSLDAGRMSIDDAGFTWDEPRASWDGYLFGAGSGIGLGRAPPPLSRLPPILSVMEDTPAAVVERSDGQIPVEDDGDLEPPGGSFQTRDYYFDSSSRRRRSLERTSSVRRPSFEVTEPKPAPAAANGNESPIAIGGSEFYHFHHAEDLLDRGFSSNSLVEDISASLEAAMSGPAKKPPRWRKAWSLWGFIHRRAAGRRGGGPSDIADRSFSEPWPDLRGGRGAGGQNNMQRCNSNLSARSSFSSNSGGLGSSRRSYVDVNGNVRRRGGEEPHVLERNRSARHSPPGRVDNGMLRFYLTPMRSGGGGVGARRGVPGGKAGRQLTSQSFARSVLRLY